The following are encoded together in the Glycine soja cultivar W05 chromosome 5, ASM419377v2, whole genome shotgun sequence genome:
- the LOC114413732 gene encoding thaumatin-like protein, which yields MPTLRPILTTIFFLFTVLKVSASSSVIFYNKCPHPVWPGIQPSAGKPVLARGGFKLAPNRAYSLQLPALWSGRFWGRHGCAFDVGGRGRCATGDCGGSLFCNGIGGSPPATLAELTLGNEQDFYDVSLVDGYNLPISITPFKGSGKCSYAGCVSDLNTMCPVGLQVRSRDNKRVVACKSACSAFNSPKYCCTGSYGSPQACKPTVYSKIFKTACPKAYSYAYDDPTSIATCTKANYFLTFCPHRP from the coding sequence ATGCCGACTCTTAGACCCATTCTCACCaccatcttcttcctcttcacaGTGCTCAAGGTTTCAGCATCATCGTCAGTGATATTCTACAACAAGTGCCCCCACCCAGTGTGGCCCGGGATCCAGCCCAGCGCAGGAAAGCCCGTTCTGGCCCGCGGAGGCTTCAAGCTCGCCCCAAACCGGGCCTACTCCCTCCAGCTACCCGCCCTCTGGTCCGGGCGCTTCTGGGGCCGCCACGGCTGCGCCTTCGACGTCGGCGGGCGCGGGCGCTGCGCCACCGGTGACTGCGGCGGGTCCCTCTTCTGCAACGGCATCGGGGGAAGCCCACCGGCGACCCTGGCGGAGTTGACCCTGGGCAACGAGCAGGACTTCTACGACGTGAGCCTGGTGGACGGCTACAACCTGCCCATCTCCATCACCCCATTCAAGGGATCCGGAAAATGCAGCTACGCGGGCTGCGTGAGCGACCTGAACACCATGTGCCCCGTGGGCCTCCAAGTTCGCTCACGCGACAACAAGCGCGTGGTTGCCTGCAAGAGCGCTTGCTCCGCTTTCAACTCCCCCAAGTACTGCTGCACCGGCTCCTATGGAAGCCCACAGGCCTGCAAGCCCACCGTCTATTCCAAGATCTTCAAGACCGCATGCCCCAAGGCCTACTCCTATGCCTATGATGACCCCACCAGCATTGCTACTTGCACCAAAGCTAACTATTTCCTCACCTTCTGCCCCCATCGCCCCTGA
- the LOC114413730 gene encoding WUSCHEL-related homeobox 1-like isoform X3 produces MWMVGYNEGGEFNMADYGFNGRKLRPLMPRPVTSPNNTSNTNSPCLSRIHHGNNFFSQYHNLDQGKREFNPPPVVVSSRWNPTPEQLRALEELYRRGTRTPSAEQIQQITAQLRRFGKIEGKNVFYWFQNHKARERQKRRRQMESAAEGHHTRDFDSTLEKKDLGASRTVFEVDQTKNWAPSTNCSTLAEESVSIQRAAKAAIAECRTDGWLQFDEGELQHRRNFMERNATWHMMQLSCPPPPTVSPHLINTSPITSTTSMATATTVTARLMDPKLIKTHDLSFFTSPNRENGIIHLSSISTQDDNSVESQTLQLFPTRNADRSSDNINQQKETEVSVSAMNAPSQFFEFLPLKN; encoded by the exons ATGTGGATGGTTGGTTACAATGAAGGAGGCGAGTTCAACATGGCTGATTATGGATTCAATGGGAGGAAACTCAGGCCTCTCATGCCAAGGCCAGTGACATCTCCTAACAACACTTCAAACACAAACTCTCCATGCTTGAGCCGCATTCATCATGGCAACAATTTCTTTTCACAATATCACAATCTGG ATCAGGGAAAGAGGGAGTTCAACCCTCCACCAGTAGTGGTGAGTTCAAGGTGGAATCCAACCCCGGAGCAACTGAGAGCATTGGAGGAATTGTATAGAAGAGGGACAAGAACACCATCTGCGGAGCAAATCCAACAAATCACGGCACAGCTTAGGAGGTTTGGAAAAATTGAAGGGAAGAATGTTTTCTATTGGTTTCAGAATCACAAAGCAAGAGAAAGACAGAAACGCCGCCGTCAAATGGAGTCAGCTGCTGAGGGTCATCACACCCGTGACTTTGATAGTACTCTTGAAAAGAAAGACTTAG GCGCAAGTAGGACAGTGTTTGAAGTTGATCAGACCAAGAACTGGGCACCCTCTACAAACTGCAGTACTCTTGCAGAG GAATCTGTTTCAATACAAAGGGCAGCAAAAGCAGCGATTGCAGAGTGTAGAACAGATGGATGGCTCCAATTCGATGAAGGAGAGTTACAACATAGAAGAAACTTTATGGAGAGGAATGCCACGTGGCATATGATGCAGTTATCTTGTCCTCCCCCTCCTACAGTTTCACCCCACCTCATAAACACATCTCCTATTACCTCTACTACTAGCATGGCCACCGCAACCACAGTAACAGCAAGACTAATGGACCCAAAGCTCATTAAGACTCATGATCTCAGCTTCTTTACTTCACCTAACAGAGAAAACGGTATTATCCACTTAAGCAGTATCAGCACCCAGGATGATAATTCTGTGGAATCTCAAACCCTTCAACTTTTTCCAACAAGGAACGCGGATCGAAGCAGTGATAACATCAACCAGCAAAAAGAGACAGAGGTTTCGGTTTCAGCGATGAATGCACCCAGCCAGTTTTTTGAGTTCCTTCCATTGAAGAACTGA
- the LOC114413730 gene encoding WUSCHEL-related homeobox 1-like isoform X2 translates to MWMVGYNEGGEFNMADYGFNGRKLRPLMPRPVTSPNNTSNTNSPCLSRIHHGNNFFSQYHNLVADQGKREFNPPPVVVSSRWNPTPEQLRALEELYRRGTRTPSAEQIQQITAQLRRFGKIEGKNVFYWFQNHKARERQKRRRQMESAAEGHHTRDFDSTLEKKDLGASRTVFEVDQTKNWAPSTNCSTLAEESVSIQRAAKAAIAECRTDGWLQFDEGELQHRRNFMERNATWHMMQLSCPPPPTVSPHLINTSPITSTTSMATATTVTARLMDPKLIKTHDLSFFTSPNRENGIIHLSSISTQDDNSVESQTLQLFPTRNADRSSDNINQQKETEVSVSAMNAPSQFFEFLPLKN, encoded by the exons ATGTGGATGGTTGGTTACAATGAAGGAGGCGAGTTCAACATGGCTGATTATGGATTCAATGGGAGGAAACTCAGGCCTCTCATGCCAAGGCCAGTGACATCTCCTAACAACACTTCAAACACAAACTCTCCATGCTTGAGCCGCATTCATCATGGCAACAATTTCTTTTCACAATATCACAATCTGG TGGCAGATCAGGGAAAGAGGGAGTTCAACCCTCCACCAGTAGTGGTGAGTTCAAGGTGGAATCCAACCCCGGAGCAACTGAGAGCATTGGAGGAATTGTATAGAAGAGGGACAAGAACACCATCTGCGGAGCAAATCCAACAAATCACGGCACAGCTTAGGAGGTTTGGAAAAATTGAAGGGAAGAATGTTTTCTATTGGTTTCAGAATCACAAAGCAAGAGAAAGACAGAAACGCCGCCGTCAAATGGAGTCAGCTGCTGAGGGTCATCACACCCGTGACTTTGATAGTACTCTTGAAAAGAAAGACTTAG GCGCAAGTAGGACAGTGTTTGAAGTTGATCAGACCAAGAACTGGGCACCCTCTACAAACTGCAGTACTCTTGCAGAG GAATCTGTTTCAATACAAAGGGCAGCAAAAGCAGCGATTGCAGAGTGTAGAACAGATGGATGGCTCCAATTCGATGAAGGAGAGTTACAACATAGAAGAAACTTTATGGAGAGGAATGCCACGTGGCATATGATGCAGTTATCTTGTCCTCCCCCTCCTACAGTTTCACCCCACCTCATAAACACATCTCCTATTACCTCTACTACTAGCATGGCCACCGCAACCACAGTAACAGCAAGACTAATGGACCCAAAGCTCATTAAGACTCATGATCTCAGCTTCTTTACTTCACCTAACAGAGAAAACGGTATTATCCACTTAAGCAGTATCAGCACCCAGGATGATAATTCTGTGGAATCTCAAACCCTTCAACTTTTTCCAACAAGGAACGCGGATCGAAGCAGTGATAACATCAACCAGCAAAAAGAGACAGAGGTTTCGGTTTCAGCGATGAATGCACCCAGCCAGTTTTTTGAGTTCCTTCCATTGAAGAACTGA
- the LOC114413730 gene encoding WUSCHEL-related homeobox 1-like isoform X1 yields MWMVGYNEGGEFNMADYGFNGRKLRPLMPRPVTSPNNTSNTNSPCLSRIHHGNNFFSQYHNLASVADQGKREFNPPPVVVSSRWNPTPEQLRALEELYRRGTRTPSAEQIQQITAQLRRFGKIEGKNVFYWFQNHKARERQKRRRQMESAAEGHHTRDFDSTLEKKDLGASRTVFEVDQTKNWAPSTNCSTLAEESVSIQRAAKAAIAECRTDGWLQFDEGELQHRRNFMERNATWHMMQLSCPPPPTVSPHLINTSPITSTTSMATATTVTARLMDPKLIKTHDLSFFTSPNRENGIIHLSSISTQDDNSVESQTLQLFPTRNADRSSDNINQQKETEVSVSAMNAPSQFFEFLPLKN; encoded by the exons ATGTGGATGGTTGGTTACAATGAAGGAGGCGAGTTCAACATGGCTGATTATGGATTCAATGGGAGGAAACTCAGGCCTCTCATGCCAAGGCCAGTGACATCTCCTAACAACACTTCAAACACAAACTCTCCATGCTTGAGCCGCATTCATCATGGCAACAATTTCTTTTCACAATATCACAATCTGG caTCAGTGGCAGATCAGGGAAAGAGGGAGTTCAACCCTCCACCAGTAGTGGTGAGTTCAAGGTGGAATCCAACCCCGGAGCAACTGAGAGCATTGGAGGAATTGTATAGAAGAGGGACAAGAACACCATCTGCGGAGCAAATCCAACAAATCACGGCACAGCTTAGGAGGTTTGGAAAAATTGAAGGGAAGAATGTTTTCTATTGGTTTCAGAATCACAAAGCAAGAGAAAGACAGAAACGCCGCCGTCAAATGGAGTCAGCTGCTGAGGGTCATCACACCCGTGACTTTGATAGTACTCTTGAAAAGAAAGACTTAG GCGCAAGTAGGACAGTGTTTGAAGTTGATCAGACCAAGAACTGGGCACCCTCTACAAACTGCAGTACTCTTGCAGAG GAATCTGTTTCAATACAAAGGGCAGCAAAAGCAGCGATTGCAGAGTGTAGAACAGATGGATGGCTCCAATTCGATGAAGGAGAGTTACAACATAGAAGAAACTTTATGGAGAGGAATGCCACGTGGCATATGATGCAGTTATCTTGTCCTCCCCCTCCTACAGTTTCACCCCACCTCATAAACACATCTCCTATTACCTCTACTACTAGCATGGCCACCGCAACCACAGTAACAGCAAGACTAATGGACCCAAAGCTCATTAAGACTCATGATCTCAGCTTCTTTACTTCACCTAACAGAGAAAACGGTATTATCCACTTAAGCAGTATCAGCACCCAGGATGATAATTCTGTGGAATCTCAAACCCTTCAACTTTTTCCAACAAGGAACGCGGATCGAAGCAGTGATAACATCAACCAGCAAAAAGAGACAGAGGTTTCGGTTTCAGCGATGAATGCACCCAGCCAGTTTTTTGAGTTCCTTCCATTGAAGAACTGA
- the LOC114413733 gene encoding pentatricopeptide repeat-containing protein At2g01390-like: protein MEHNNRMVNGVAVAVAPKLLVMCRIRIYKFHGFIRILVPSPSTRAMHSLNQSKPMKKAEKLKLKDEPREYMRNVIGKIYNMLKYSSWESAEQDLNNLSMKWDSYTVNQVLKSHPPMEKAWLFFNWVSSLRGFKHDHYTYTTMLDIFGEAGRVSSMKHLFQQMQEKGIKLDSVTYTSMMHWLSSSGNFDEAMQMWDQMKSKGFHPTVVSYTAYIKILFHNQRVKEATRAYKEMISSRVAPNCHTYTVLMDYLIGSGQYKEALEIFEKMQEAGAQPDKAACNILIERCSKVGGTEFMTHILQYMKENRLVLRYPVFVKALEALKIAGESDTLLRQVNPQFYMDCIIRKKASNTITVAADCPTNIDKELLFVLLKNRNVVAIDHLLTGMMDKKISLDHKVVSTIIEVNCSHCRPEGALLAFKYSVTMGISIERTGYLSLIGLLIRSNMFSKLAEIVEKMTRAGHSLGIYLASLLIFRLGCARKHTLAMKIFNLLPDNHKCSATYTALISVYFSVRRVNEALEIYKIMCSKGFCPVLGTYDVLIAGLERNGKYAEAEHYRKAKKRKSLRANSGSQESVCIEGKICNLLFSVDVVL from the exons ATGGAACATAACAATAGAATGGTTAATGGTGTGGCTGTGGCTGTGGCACCAAAGTTGTTAGTGATGTGCAGAATCAGAATCTACAAGTTTCATGGATTTATCAGAATCCTTGTTCCTTCTCCTTCCACCAGAGCCATGCATTCCCTTAATCAAAGCAAACCCATGAAGAAAGCCGAGAAATTGAAACTGAAGGATGAGCCGAGAGAGTATATGAGGAACGTAATTGGGAAAATTTACAACATGCTAAAGTATTCAAGCTGGGAAAGCGCTGAGCAAGATCTCAATAATCTGTCTATGAAGTGGGACTCTTACACGGTGAACCAGGTTCTCAAGTCCCACCCTCCAATGGAGAAAGCCTGGTTGTTCTTCAACTGGGTCTCTTCCCTCAGAGGCTTCAAGCACGACCACTATACTTACACTACCATGCTTGATATTTTCGGAGAAGCTGGCAGAGTCTCTTCCATGAAGCACCTTTTCCAGCAGATGCAGGAGAAGGGGATCAAGCTTGATTCTGTTACCTACACTTCCATGATGCATTGGCTTTCCAGTTCCGGTAACTTCGATGAGGCTATGCAAATGTGGGACCAAATGAAATCCAAGGGCTTTCACCCCACCGTTGTCTCTTACACCGCTTATATCAAGATTCTCTTTCACAATCAAAGAGTCAAAGAGGCCACTCGTGCTTACAAGGAGATGATTAGCTCCCGTGTTGCTCCAAATTGCCACACTTACACCGTTCTAATGGACTATCTTATTGGGTCTG GACAATACAAAGAGGCCCTGgagatttttgaaaagatgcaAGAGGCTGGGGCGCAACCTGATAAAGCTGCATGCAATATTTTGATTGAGAGGTGTTCTAAAGTTGGTGGGACTGAGTTCATGACCCATATCCTTCAGTACATGAAAGAAAACCGTCTAGTTCTTCGCTACCCTGTTTTTGTTAAAGCATTGGAAGCTTTAAAAATTGCTGGTGAGAGTGATACCCTTCTAAGGCAAGTCAATCCACAATTTTATATGGATTGTATCATaagaaagaaagcaagtaaTACTATCACGGTTGCTGCAGATTGTCCTACTAATATAGATAAAGAACTTCTATTTGTTCTCTTGAAAAATAGAAATGTTGTTGCTATTGACCATTTACTTACAGGGATGATGGATAAGAAAATATCTTTAGATCATAAGGTTGTCTCAACCATTATTGAGGTAAATTGTAGTCATTGCCGACCTGAAGGTGCTTTGTTGGCTTTCAAGTACAGTGTTACAATGGGAATAAGTATCGAGAGAACAGGATATCTTTCCTTAATAGGCTTGTTGATCAGatcaaatatgttttcaaagctGGCGGAAATTGTTGAGAAAATGACTAGAGCTGGGCATTCTCTTGGAATCTATCTGGCTTCACTTTTGATCTTTAGGCTTGGTTGTGCTAGGAAGCACACTTTGGCCATGAAGATTTTCAACTTATTACCTGATAACCATAAGTGCAGTGCTACCTATACTGCTTTAATTAGTGTTTACTTCTCTGTTAGAAGAGTTAACGAGGCACTTGAGATATACAAAATCATGTGCAGCAAAGGATTTTGTCCTGTGTTAGGTACTTATGATGTACTAATAGCTGGTTTGGAAAGAAATGGTAAATACGCTGAAGCAGAACATTATAGGAAAgcaaagaagaggaagagcTTACGTGCCAATAGTGGTTCTCAGGAAAGTGTTTGCATAGAGGGGAAGATATGCAATCTTCTGTTTTCTGTTGATGTAGTACTTTGA
- the LOC114413734 gene encoding tubulin beta chain-like, with translation MREILHIQGGQCGNQIGTKFWEVVCDEHGIDPTGQYVGNSELQLERVNVYYNEGSNGRYVPRAVLMDLEPGTMDAARTGPYGQIFRPDNFVFGQSGAGNNFAKGHYTEGAELIDSVLDVVRKEVENCDCLQGFQVCHSLGGGTGSGMGTLLISKIREEYPDRMMLTFSVFPSPKVSDTVVEPYNATLSVHQLVENADECMVLDNEALYDICFRTLKLATPSFGDLNHLISATMSGVTCCLRFPGQLNSDLRKLAVNLIPFPRLHFFMVGFAPLTSRGSQNYRALSVPELTQQMWDAKNMMCAADPRHGRYLTASAVFRGKMSTKEVDEQMLSVQNKNSSYFVEWIPNNVKSSVCDIPPRGLSMASTFVGNSTSIQEMFRRVSEQFTAMFRRKAFLHWYTGEGMDEMEFTEAESNMNDLVAEYQQYQDSATDEDGDSEEEGEGAES, from the exons ATGCGTGAGATTCTTCACATTCAGGGAGGGCAATGCGGGAACCAAATAGGAACAAAGTTCTGGGAAGTGGTGTGTGATGAGCATGGGATTGATCCCACAGGACAATACGTAGGCAACTCCGAACTTCAGCTTGAAAGAGTGAACGTTTATTACAATGAGGGCAGCAATGGACGTTACGTGCCACGGGCTGTGCTGATGGACCTTGAGCCTGGCACCATGGACGCTGCCCGCACTGGCCCTTATGGCCAGATTTTCCGGCCGGACAACTTTGTTTTCGGTCAGTCAGGGGCTGGAAACAACTTTGCAAAGGGCCATTACACTGAGGGTGCTGAGCTTATTGACTCCGTCCTTGATGTTGTTAGGAAGGAGGTTGAGAATTGTGACTGCTTGCAAG GATTTCAAGTTTGCCACTCCTTGGGAGGGGGTACAGGTTCTGGAATGGGAACTTTGCTGATTTCGAAGATCAGAGAGGAATACCCTGATCGAATGATGCTCACATTCTCTGTGTTTCCATCTCCAAAGGTGTCAGACACGGTTGTTGAGCCTTATAATGCTACACTTTCTGTTCACCAGTTGGTGGAGAATGCTGATGAGTGTATGGTCCTTGATAATGAAGCACTCTATGATATCTGCTTCAGGACCCTCAAGCTCGCTACGCCAAGCT TTGGAGACTTGAATCATTTGATATCAGCAACAATGAGTGGGGTTACTTGTTGCTTAAGATTCCCCGGTCAGCTCAACTCAGACCTAAGGAAGCTAGCGGTGAACTTGATCCCATTTCCAAGACTCCACTTCTTCATGGTGGGTTTTGCTCCCCTAACTTCTCGAGGATCACAGAACTACCGTGCACTTTCTGTCCCAGAACTGACTCAACAGATGTGGGATGCCAAGAACATGATGTGTGCGGCTGATCCACGCCACGGTCGTTACTTGACAGCCTCAGCAGTGTTCAGAGGCAAGATGAGCACAAAAGAGGTAGATGAACAGATGTTAAGTGTGCAGAACAAGAACTCTTCCTACTTTGTTGAGTGGATTCCTAACAATGTCAAGTCTAGTGTCTGTGACATTCCTCCCAGAGGCCTTTCCATGGCTTCAACTTTTGTTGGTAACTCAACTTCTATACAGGAGATGTTCAGGAGAGTGAGTGAGCAGTTCACAGCCATGTTCAGAAGGAAAGCCTTCCTGCACTGGTACACAGGAGAAGGAATGGATGAGATGGAGTTTACTGAAGCAGAGAGTAACATGAATGATCTTGTAGCTGAGTATCAACAATACCAGGATTCCGCGACTGATGAGGATGGTGATTCTGAAGAAGAAGGTGAGGGTGCAGAGAGCTGA
- the LOC114413736 gene encoding ADP,ATP carrier protein ER-ANT1-like has protein sequence MVKSTYERFSKDFVMGGVAAIISRSAAAPIERVKLLLQNQGEMIKRGQLKKPYLGVSDGFKRVFMEEGLIAFWRGHQANLIRYFPTQAFNFAFKGYFKSIFGYSKERDGYIKWFAGNVASGSAAGATTSLLLYHLDYARTRLGTDAIECRVTGQRQFKGLIDVYRKTLSSDGIAGLYRGFGISIWGITLYRGMYFGIYDTMKPIVLVGPFEGKFLASFFLGWSITTFSAVCAYPFDTLRRRMMLTSGHPNKYCTAIHAFQEIVRQEGFRALFRGFTANMLLGMAGAGVLAGYDQLNRISSRHSHYNETNQRVLK, from the exons ATGGTCAAATCAACATATGAAAGATTTTCAAAGGATTTTGTAATGGGAGGAGTAGCAGCAATCATATCAAGGAGTGCAGCGGCACCAATTGAGAGAGTGAAGCTTTTATTGCAAAACCAAGGTGAAATGATTAAAAGAGGACAACTCAAAAAACCATACTTGGGTGTGTCTGATGGCTTTAAGAGGGTCTTCATGGAAGAGGGTTTGATTGCCTTTTGGAGAGGTCACCAGGCCAATCTTATTCGATATTTCCCCACACAG GCTTTCAATTTTGCATTCAAAGGTTACTTCAAAAGCATTTTTGGGTATTCCAAAGAGAGAGACGGGTACATTAAGTGGTTTGCTGGGAATGTGGCTTCAGGCAGTGCTGCAGGAGCGACTACTTCACTACTTCTGTATCATTTAGATTATGCACGTACTAGATTGGGCACCGATGCAATAGAGTGCCGTGTTACCGGTCAACGCCAGTTTAAAGGACTAATTGATGTATACCGGAAGACCTTATCAAGTGATGGAATTGCTGGCTTGTACAGGGGATTTGGGATTTCAATATGGGGAATCACCTTGTATCGAGGGATGTACTTTGGGATCTATGACACCATGAAGCCTATTGTTTTGGTTGGGCCTTTTGAG GGGAAGTTTCTCGCTAGTTTCTTCTTAGGTTGGAGCATCACAACTTTTTCAGCGGTTTGTGCATACCCTTTTGACACATTGCGCCGGCGAATGATGCTTACCTCTGGACATCCAAACAAGTACTGTACTGCAATACATGCATTTCAAGAGATTGTTCGACAGGAGGGTTTCCGAGCTCTATTTCGAGGATTTACCGCAAATATGCTTCTAGGCATGGCAGGAGCTGGAGTGCTTGCTGGATACGATCAGCTGAACCGTATCTCATCTAGACACAGTCACTATAATGAGACTAACCAAAGAGTTCTGAAATGA
- the LOC114413735 gene encoding uncharacterized protein LOC114413735, with the protein MAKNLLVLLGLGLAGIVLITRKLNKSVREDFGAFIHKLQLLPPPQPSPPKAPHPLTSLTFALSDLFHIHGHVPSFGHPDWARTHEPSSSTAPAVSALVEGGATCVATTVLDDLALGIGGENKHFGTPTNPAVPARVPGGSSSGAAVAVAANFVDFALGIDTTGGVRVPAGFCGILGFRPSHGAVSHMGIIPISTSLDTVGWFAKDPNILRRVGHILLQAPFVMQRSPRQIVIADDCFQHINVPLDRSSQVVVKATEKLFGRQVLKHINLGDYLSSRVPSLKGCSGQKPNGEVKASSLKLLAHIMQFLQRHEFRLKHDDWMNTVKPDLHPGVSAQLHEKFEVSDAEIENSKSVRSEMRAAVNSLLKDEGILVIPTVADPPPKLGGKEILSEDYQSRAFSLLSIASISGCCQVSIPLGFYDKYPVSVSLIARHGGDRFLLDTLQTVYTTLQEQADIASKSKSSGNVVSKEQSAEIAKEKGNQAYKDKQWQKAIGFYTEAIKLCGDNATYYSNRAQAYLELESYLQAVEDCTKAISLDKKNVKAYFRRGTARQMLGYYKEAIDDFKHALVLEPTNKRAASAAERLRKLFQ; encoded by the exons ATGGCGAAGAACCTATTGGTTTTGTTGGGGCTGGGTTTAGCTGGAATAGTTCTCATCACCAGAAAGCTCAATAAGTCCGTCAGAGAGGATTTCGGCGCTTTCATTCATAAGCTTCAGCTGCTTCCTCCTCCCCAGCCTTCTCCTCCCAAGGCTCCTCATCCCCTCACCTCACTCACCTTCGCACTTTCCGACCT ATTTCACATCCATGGACACGTGCCCTCGTTCGGGCATCCTGACTGGGCTAGGACTCACGAACCCTCTTCTTCCACTGCTCCCGCTGTTTCCGCTCTCGTCGAGGGCGGTGCAACCTGCGTTGCAACTACTGTTCTCGACGACTTAGCTCTAGG TATTGGCGGTGAAAATAAGCATTTTGGAACGCCTACTAATCCTGCTGTTCCTGCTCGAGTACCGGGTGGCTCCTCAAGTGGTGCTGCTGTCGCCGTTGCTGCCAATTTCGTTGACTTTGCATTGG GTATTGATACAACTGGCGGGGTGAGAGTACCTGCTGGATTTTGTGGCATTCTAGGATTTCGACCTTCACATGGTGCTGTTTCGCATATGGGAATCATACCTATTTCAACAAGTCTGGACACTGTTG GTTGGTTTGCAAAGGATCCCAATATATTGCGTCGTGTTGGCCATATACTTTTACAAGCACCATTTGTAATGCAACGCAGTCCTCGGCAAATAGTTATAGCTGATGATTGTTTTCAGCATATAAATGTTCCTCTTGACAGGAGTTCTCAAGTGGTGGTCAAAGCCACTGAGAAGCTTTTTGGAA GGCAAGTATTGAAGCATATAAATCTTGGGGACTATTTAAGTTCTAGAGTTCCAAGCTTGAAGGGGTGCTCTGGACAGAAACCAAACGGCGAAGTGAAAGCTTCCTCATTAAAATTACTTGCCCACATTATGCAATTCCTACAAAG GCATGAATTCAGACTTAAGCATGATGATTGGATGAACACGGTAAAACCTGATCTTCATCCTGGTGTTTCAGCACAATTGCATGAAAAATTTGAGGTATCTGATGCAGAGATTGAAAACTCTAAATCTGTTAGAAGTGAGATGCGTGCTGCTGTAAATTCGCTTTTGAAG GATGAAGGAATTTTGGTTATCCCCACGGTAGCTGATCCTCCTCCAAAATTAGGTGGGAAGGAGATCCTATCAGAGGATTATCAGAGCCGTGCATTTAGTCTGTTAAGTATTGCAAGCATATCAGGTTGTTGTCAG GTCTCAATACCATTAGGATTTTATGACAAGTATCCTGTTTCAGTGTCCTTGATAGCTAGGCATGGTGGCGATCGATTTTTACTTGACACATTACAGACTGTGTATACAACTCTCCAAGAACAGGCTGATATTGCTTCCAAAAGCAAATCATCTGGAAATGTTGTTAGTAAGGAGCAATCTGCTGAAATTGCCAAAGAGAAG GGAAACCAAGCCTATAAAGATAAGCAGTGGCAGAAAGCCATTGGATTTTATACAGAAGCTATCAAACTCTGTGGTGATAATGCAACATATTACAGTAACAGGGCTCAAGCGTATCTAGAACTTGAAAG TTATCTTCAAGCTGTGGAAGATTGTACAAAAGCAATTAGTCTTGACAAAAAG AATGTGAAGGCCTATTTTCGTAGAGGTACAGCTAGACAGATGCTAGGCTACTACAAGGAAGCAATTGATG ATTTTAAACATGCCCTTGTACTTGAGCCAACCAACAAAAGGGCAGCTTCAGCTGCTGAAAGGTTGAGGAAGCTATTCCAGTAG